The Brumimicrobium sp. genomic interval ATTTGGTTTTTGCCGACACACGAGCCAACGCTCAAAAAACCAAAAGAGCCATTTTTTGCCACCGCACGACAGAAAGTTGATAATTTTTGGTTGATGATTTAAAAATTGTCCGTAAATTTGTCCGTGTACGCAAAATCGTCCGTAAATATGGCAACAATAAATTTCTATCTCGACAAACCAGACAAAAAAGGACAAGCTCCCATTCACCTTAGAATTAATTGCTCTGGGACACAAATAAAACTAGCTACTGGACGGAAAATTGCTCCTGAACTTTTTGACAAACAAAAACAACGTGCTAAGGGACAGACTTATGACGTAATTGAAATCAACCATTATCTAAATTATCTTAATGAACGGGCAGACGAACTTTTGCATCATTCAAACAAACGAACATACACCCAAGAAGAAATAAAAGACATTCTTAATCAGCACATTGACAGTTACAAAGACAGTCATTCCGTAAACATTGTAAAAGAACAAATTTCACTTTACGGTAAACCATTCACATTTGTTGACCTTTTCGCTGGGGCAGGTGGTTTTAGTGAAGGTTTTTTACAAGCAGAGTACAACAACAAGTATTTTGATTTTATTGCAGCAAGCGACATCAATGAAAATTGTGAACTAACACATATTGTAAGATACAACCATCAATTAGGTTTAAATGCCGAATTTCTAAGACAAGACATTACTGAGCCTGATTTTTTAGACAATTTCCTTAAAAAAATTGGTAACAAAACAATAGACGTAGTTTGTGGTGGTCCTCCTTGCCAGAGTTTCAGTTTGGCAGGAAAAAGAAAAAAGTTCGACAAAAAAGACGACCTATTTTTTCATTATCTGGAAGTCATAAAAGTTTTACAGCCTAAATACTTCATAATGGAGAATGTAAAAGGTATTCTGACCAAAGAAGATGGCAAAATCAAAGATTTGATAATTCAAGAAATCAACTCAATTGTTGACACGAAAGAAATACCTGTTTTGGTTTCGTTTATCAGAAAAATGAAATCGAACAACAACAGTTTTATTCTTGAATGCATTATCAAACGTGTTGAAATTGAAACACTAAGAGAAGCGGAAATTGAAAGTGGAAGAGAGCAGTTCATTCAGTTTGTAGATAATCGTTTCAAACAACTAACTCCCAAAATTGCAGACTACAAGACCAGTAAAACCGACCACAGAATAAATACGATTCGACACGGTTTTAATATTCTGGCACGGACAAAAGAATGGGAAAAATTAAAACGTGACATCATTAAAGAAAAAGACCATTGTAATATTGACAGTGATGCTTTTGTTGGACAATTTACATCGTTTCTAACTCACATCAGTTCAGAAAATGTTATTGAACAAATTGAAAATTCTTTCAATGAATTAAAAGTTCCAAGCACATACAAAAAAGACTGTTCAGACATAACCACAGCACTCAAAATTTACACATCATCATTTGATGAAACAGTTGACATTTTATTAAATCTTACAGACAGCAAAGAAAAATCGGCTTTGAAAGGAATTTTGGACAGCATTAGACTATACAAAATTGAAAAGCCATTCGTTGCTAATTCATCAAATTACGGTGTGCCTCAAAATAGAGAAAGAGTTTTGTTTATAGGTTGCCGTAAAGACCAAAAATTCATTTCTGAAATTCCTGCAACAGTCAAGGAAAATGAAAAGGTTACTGTATTTGAAGCTTTGTATGACCTTGACTTCATTGGCAATAATGAAGAAGCTCATCATTATGAGTTAGTTGATATTTCAAAGCAGTTCAACGGAACGGCTGAAAAAATGAAAAGCCTTTTAAGAAAACGAACAGTTGATGGAAAAGAAAATCCGAAGATTGGAAAATCATTTTCAGAGTGGTCGAGAGAAGGAAGATTAATTGAAAGGTATCAACCTAAGACCAAACCCTTTTACGTTAGAAATTTTGAAGGTCTTCAAAAAGGGGAAAAATATTTTGACATACTTAATAATCACAAAACGAGTAATCAAAACGAAGATGTTATCAAACGACTCGAAATCATTTTAAAAAATGGTGATTACAAAAAGGCACAATGCGAATTAGAAGAATGTGGATTAACTTCAAATAAAAGGAACTACAACGTATTAAATCCAGACTCACAAAGCCCAACTGTAATGACCATAGCCGATGACTATATTCATTACAAAACCCCCAGAGCTTTAACAGTTAGAGAAATGGCAAGACTACAATCATTTGATGATTCTTTTGTGTTTCAAGGGAAACGTTCAACCGGTGGCAACAATAGAAAAACTGAAGTTCCTCAATATACTTTAGTTGGAAATGCTGTTCCGCCATTAATGGCAAGAGCCATTGCAATGGAAATTTTAAAAAATATCAAATGAGAGTACTTACATCGGAAGAACAGAGTAAAATAAAATTGTTGACCAAAAATCAAGTTTCGTTAACACTTATAGAACCAACAGAAACAGGTTTGAAAAAATCTATAATGGATGCAACTGGTTCTGTAAGAAGTTTTTTAAAGGAAAACCAAATTCACGACTATGATTTGCAGGGACAAGGTCCTGAAAATAAGGTTCAAATAAATGCTATCATTTACGAAGATTTCAAAGTAACCAATTCAACAGCCTCACTTTACAGACCACAAACAAAAAAAGGAGACCCAAGAATTTGGTTTTCTGGACTTACTAAAGTTGCAAATCCGAATGACATTGTTGCAATAATTTATTTTGCTGACTCATTTCACATTTTCAATCTCACGCAACTAAATGTTGAAGCATTATTAAATTCAAACATATCAAATCCTCTAAAAGAACTGATTTTAGAGATTAGTGGGAAAGCAACTGAAATAGCTTTTGAACTTTTGGCAATGCTTCGCAAAGTTGCAAGTTCAGGTCCTATTAAGTCAATGGTTGCAGCCGACACATCCGTTGGACGAACACTTGAAACTGCGTTGGGAATTGACATTAATTCTTCAAAACAGCCAGACTACAAAGGAATCGAACTTAAATCTTTCAGAAGTAGTAGAACAAATAGAAAGAATTTATTTGCTCAGGTTCCAGACTGGACTTTGAGCAAATTCAAAAGCTCAGCAGAAATTTTGGATGCATTTGGCTACAAACGTGGTGACGACTTCAAATTGTATTGCACAGTTTCAGCCATAACAAGAAACTCTCAAGGTCTTGCTTTAAAATTGGATTCTGATATTAAGCAGTTAATTGAGAACTCCGATAAAACAGAAATTGGCGACTTTGTTGTTTGGCCATTAAATACACTTCATAACAGACTACTTGAAAAACACAAAGAAACTTTCTGGGTTGAAGCTACAAGTACATACATTGACGGAATTGAGCATTTTCAATATTCAATGGTAGAACACACGAAAAAGCCAATTACATCTCAGTTTGACATACTTATTGACCAAGGAATAATAACTTTAGACCATTTAATAAAACGGAATACAAACGGAAAAGTAGTAGAGAAAGGTCCCATTTTCAAAATCAAACCAAGCGGACTTGACTTACTATTTCCTCCAAGTGAAAAATATAATTTGATATAAAATGC includes:
- a CDS encoding DNA cytosine methyltransferase encodes the protein MATINFYLDKPDKKGQAPIHLRINCSGTQIKLATGRKIAPELFDKQKQRAKGQTYDVIEINHYLNYLNERADELLHHSNKRTYTQEEIKDILNQHIDSYKDSHSVNIVKEQISLYGKPFTFVDLFAGAGGFSEGFLQAEYNNKYFDFIAASDINENCELTHIVRYNHQLGLNAEFLRQDITEPDFLDNFLKKIGNKTIDVVCGGPPCQSFSLAGKRKKFDKKDDLFFHYLEVIKVLQPKYFIMENVKGILTKEDGKIKDLIIQEINSIVDTKEIPVLVSFIRKMKSNNNSFILECIIKRVEIETLREAEIESGREQFIQFVDNRFKQLTPKIADYKTSKTDHRINTIRHGFNILARTKEWEKLKRDIIKEKDHCNIDSDAFVGQFTSFLTHISSENVIEQIENSFNELKVPSTYKKDCSDITTALKIYTSSFDETVDILLNLTDSKEKSALKGILDSIRLYKIEKPFVANSSNYGVPQNRERVLFIGCRKDQKFISEIPATVKENEKVTVFEALYDLDFIGNNEEAHHYELVDISKQFNGTAEKMKSLLRKRTVDGKENPKIGKSFSEWSREGRLIERYQPKTKPFYVRNFEGLQKGEKYFDILNNHKTSNQNEDVIKRLEIILKNGDYKKAQCELEECGLTSNKRNYNVLNPDSQSPTVMTIADDYIHYKTPRALTVREMARLQSFDDSFVFQGKRSTGGNNRKTEVPQYTLVGNAVPPLMARAIAMEILKNIK
- a CDS encoding MvaI/BcnI family restriction endonuclease — encoded protein: MRVLTSEEQSKIKLLTKNQVSLTLIEPTETGLKKSIMDATGSVRSFLKENQIHDYDLQGQGPENKVQINAIIYEDFKVTNSTASLYRPQTKKGDPRIWFSGLTKVANPNDIVAIIYFADSFHIFNLTQLNVEALLNSNISNPLKELILEISGKATEIAFELLAMLRKVASSGPIKSMVAADTSVGRTLETALGIDINSSKQPDYKGIELKSFRSSRTNRKNLFAQVPDWTLSKFKSSAEILDAFGYKRGDDFKLYCTVSAITRNSQGLALKLDSDIKQLIENSDKTEIGDFVVWPLNTLHNRLLEKHKETFWVEATSTYIDGIEHFQYSMVEHTKKPITSQFDILIDQGIITLDHLIKRNTNGKVVEKGPIFKIKPSGLDLLFPPSEKYNLI